The DNA window AAGCTTGAAGAAGATATGAACAAGATCGAGGAGGGAAAAGTCGATCCGAAACTCGTTGTTAAAGAGTCGGTCGAGTTTCTGAGGAGGGTTCTCGAAAGCGCTGATAAAGAAGAGCTGTCTAAAATTTTAAGCGAAGGGATAAACAAGGACAAAATCGTGGGAAGCTGTCCGGAATGCGGAGGAAACCTCGTCGTGAAAAAAGCGAAGGGGAGGTTTGTGGCTTGCAGCAACTATCCTGATTGCAAGTTCTCGCTGCCTCTCCCGCAGAAAGGCTCTCTGTACGTTACTGCAAAAACTTGCAAGGAGCACGGAATGAAGTTCGTGAGGATCAAGCCTAAAAAAGGAAAAAGCTGGGAGTTCTGTCCTTATTGCAGCTACCTCTCATGGATCAATCGTTGATGCAGAGGAAGTGTCCGAGTTTTTCCCTCTTCGCTTTCAAATACCTCAGATTTTCCTCGCTTGGCTCGATTTCTATCGGCTCTCTAACGACTTCAAAACCGTAGCTCTTAAGCTCCTCTATTTTTTCCGGATTGTTCGTCATCAGCCTGACTTTTTTTACTCCGAGATCGAGTAAAATTTGCGCGGCAATTCCGTAACTTCTCATATCCGGCGGGAATCCGAGTTCGAGGTTCGCTTCGACGGTGTCTTTCCCTTCATCCTGAAGTTTGTAAGCCATGAGCTTGTTTATCAACCCTATCCCTCTCCCCTCGTGACCTTTCATGTAGATCAAAACACCTTTATTTTCCGAATCAATCTTTTTCAAAGCTTTCTCAAGCTGTTCTCCGCAGTCACATCTTAAAGAGTGAAAGACGTCTCCAGTTAGGCATTCTGAGTGTATCCTTACAACGCACTCTTCGAGATTTTCTCCTCTTACTAAAGCGACGACCTCTCCTATCGGAGTTTCGTAACCAATCGCTTTAAACTCTCCGTAGAACTTCGTCGGAAGTCTCGTCTCCACGACTCTCTTAACAGCCTTTTCCTCTCTAAGCCTCTTCGAGATGAGTTCTTCCATCGAAAAAGCTTCGAAGTTGTTCTCTTCGGCAAACTTCAAAGCGTAGCTCTTGTCGGCAAACTCCCCTTCTTGGTTGAGCAGAAAAGCGTAAACGGATATCGGAGAGTAGCCTTTCATCTTCGCAACGTCTATGGCAGCTTCCCCAAACCCCGGTCTTTCGAGGACACCGTTTTCCTTCACCTCTTCGATGAAAATTTTCCCGGGGAACTTCGCATCGTATACGTCGCCGGAGAGAATTTTTCTTATAGCTCTCAGTCTGCCGGAAGCGGTTAGATCTCCGTTGAAATCGACGGAGATGAGGTTTTTTCCTTCAAATTTAAAGGAATTGAGCCCGAGACTTTCTATTATCTTCCAAGGCATCGCTATTCTTATCTCGTCACCGTTTTTCATCAGAACGTTGATCTTCTCTCTATCTATTTCCTCGGCTGGAAAGCAAATCGCCGCTCTGTCGTCTTTGTAGATGACGTAACCCATATCATTTACTCCCAGGTGAGGTATATAATTTTTGAGATTTTTCTCAAAAATGTTAATCAATTTTCCTCCTTTTCAATTCTTCTTCTCCTTTAATCATCTCCTCATACTCTCCTTCAGTCATTTCGAGCACGTAGCTTCCCACGTACCCGCATCTCTTGCAATAGTACTTCCCGGTGTAACCGCCGGCGTCGTATTCAATTTCCGTGGAGTTACAAACTGGACAGACCAGAATTTTCATAACCGTAATTTGGTAGCGAAGCTAATATACTTTGTGACGATGTTATCTCTTGCCAGTTGAATGTTACCAATTAACACCAAAATGATTTCAAATAAATAAAAAGATTTAAATATGTAACGATTAAATGTTGATGAGGTGATAGAAAATGAGGGTGAAGAAAGTTGAGGGGAGAAAAAGGAGGATCTGCAAGTGTGCATCTACTTGCTGAAAACCCGGAGATAATTTGTCGCGTGTGTCAGTTTTACAAACCGGGAAAAGAAGTGCTTGAGTGTGGAGCTTTTAAAATTCTGAAATTTTTTGTGGAAAGCGGGAGGTTGAGCGTTGAGGAAATTGAGGAAGCGGCTAAAGTTGTCGAAAAGACTTCTTCTGAGGAGGTTTGAGAAAGCTTACGCTTACAACGCAAAAACTGACTATATCTACGAACTGGACGAGGAGGCTTTAAGCTTTTTAACATCCTTAGACGGAAGGGAAGTCGAGATAGAGGAAGAACTTTACGAATACTTAAAAGAAGAGGGCTTCTTCGGAAATTCGTTACCGGATTTTAAAGAGCAAAAGGAGTTTCCGAGCTTGAGATATTTGCTCGTTCACGTCACTTACAACTGCAACCTGAAATGCGAACACTGCTACGTTGAAAGGAAAAACGTTTTCATGAGCCGAGAAGTTTTCGAAGCTTTAGCCAGAAACTTCTACGAAATGGGAGGATTGAAACTGATCGTAACGGGGGGAGAACCTCTAACTCATCCTGAAATATTTGATTTCCTTAGAGAGGCTCGAAGGTATCCTTACAGAATTGTTCTCCTGACAAACGGATTGCTTATCGACGAAAGAATCGCAAGAAAGCTTTCAAAATTTGTTGATGAGGTTCAAATCAGCTTGGACGGGTTGGAAGGGCATAAAATGCTGAGAGGCGTTGATTACCGAGTTGTTGTGGAGAAAATAAAACTTTTGAAAGAATTTGTCGACGTTTCCGTCGCTACAATGATAACCAAGTACAATTTAGAAGAATTTGAGAAGATGAAAACTCTAATGGAATCTCTCGACGTTAAAAGCTGGAACATCGACTTTCCGAGTTGCAGCGAGGAGGTAGTTCCAGATTTCGATAAAGCTTCTCTAATCTCCCTTGGCTTTGGCGAAGCTCACGAGGCTGAGGAAGGATACTCGTGCGGAACTCACCTCGCTTCGGTCACTCCGAAAGGAGAGGTGACGAAGTGCGGATTTTTTGAGGATGCTGTTGGAGACGTCTTTAATCTGGAAGAGGCTTGGAGTGAGCTTAGGAAGAAGTACATATGGAGACTTTCCGAGCTGAAGTGTGAGTGCGACTTCGTGGAGAAATGCAGGGGAGGTTGCAGATACAGAGCTTTACACTACTCCGGCGACATCTTCGGGGAAGATCCGGTGATGTGTGCAATTTTCAAAGCCCGGTAATTCTGTTTTTTGCTATGTAGATAATCTCGTCACCTTCCATTTTCCCGCTCTTTTAAGAACATCTTCATCGGTTATGTCTCCTCTAATAAAAACGAGGTCTTTGTGCTCTACTGGAACGCTTTCGACGTCTGCGACAACTGCAATTTCTACTCCTTCCTTCAGAAGCTCTTTAACAGCTACATATATCACGCCGTTCCATCCTAGAGCGATGACGTGGTTTTCCATAAAGACCCTCGGTTTTCTTTTTAAACCTTTTTCGATCATAATTTCAGCCACGGAAGCAAGTAAAACTCCAAGGACTCCTATTCCGCTTATCATAACAAAAATTGATAAAATTTTCCCGATTTCAGTTTCTGGCGTTATGTCACCATAACCTACTGTTGTGGTGGTCGTTATAACCCAGTAGAAGGAGTCGAAAAGGGAAACTCCTTCTACTTTGTGAAACAAGAAAGAGGAAAACGTCCAGAGGGAGAAAATGTAAAAAGCTGAGTAAGTAAAAACCCTTCTTTCCTTTAGAACTGCTGTTAGCTTTTTAGGATTTTAATCAGAACAATCATATCTTTTTCAACTCTTCAACGAACTCGTCTATCATTTCCTTCGTTACGTGAGGCATCACGACCATCCTTATAGCTTTCGGCTCTCTTATCGTTGAAATGACCCATCCTCTCTTGTACAGCTCCTCCTTTATTTTTTCGGCTCTCTCCGTTTTGAAAGCCACGACGTTCATAATCGGCTCAATTACCGGCTCGTAGCCGATTTCTCCCATTTTCTCGACAAGATAATTTGTGTTTTCCATGCACTTTTTGACTATTCTCTTCATCCCTTCGAAGCCGAGTCCTTTCAGCACAGCGTAGCTCGAAGCAACACCTGTTCCGGGGCGAGTTCCGGTTAGAGTGAATTGGTATTTCGTCGTTAAGTAGGGAGTTTCCACTTCAAGCAGCTTCAGGAAACTCTCGTCTCTGAAGAGAATTCCCCCAGCCGGAATCGTAGCCATTCCCATCTTGTGGGGATCTAAAGTTATGGAAGTTACTCCTTCCAGTTCGAAGTCGAAGGGAATCTTTCTTTCAAGGAACGGCAAAACGAGTCCTCCAAAGGCTGCATCTACGTGGAGAGGGACGTCTTTTTCGAT is part of the Ferroglobus placidus DSM 10642 genome and encodes:
- the ribA gene encoding GTP cyclohydrolase II, yielding MGYVIYKDDRAAICFPAEEIDREKINVLMKNGDEIRIAMPWKIIESLGLNSFKFEGKNLISVDFNGDLTASGRLRAIRKILSGDVYDAKFPGKIFIEEVKENGVLERPGFGEAAIDVAKMKGYSPISVYAFLLNQEGEFADKSYALKFAEENNFEAFSMEELISKRLREEKAVKRVVETRLPTKFYGEFKAIGYETPIGEVVALVRGENLEECVVRIHSECLTGDVFHSLRCDCGEQLEKALKKIDSENKGVLIYMKGHEGRGIGLINKLMAYKLQDEGKDTVEANLELGFPPDMRSYGIAAQILLDLGVKKVRLMTNNPEKIEELKSYGFEVVREPIEIEPSEENLRYLKAKREKLGHFLCIND
- a CDS encoding potassium channel family protein yields the protein MFSLWTFSSFLFHKVEGVSLFDSFYWVITTTTTVGYGDITPETEIGKILSIFVMISGIGVLGVLLASVAEIMIEKGLKRKPRVFMENHVIALGWNGVIYVAVKELLKEGVEIAVVADVESVPVEHKDLVFIRGDITDEDVLKRAGKWKVTRLST
- a CDS encoding radical SAM/SPASM domain-containing protein, producing the protein MRKLRKRLKLSKRLLLRRFEKAYAYNAKTDYIYELDEEALSFLTSLDGREVEIEEELYEYLKEEGFFGNSLPDFKEQKEFPSLRYLLVHVTYNCNLKCEHCYVERKNVFMSREVFEALARNFYEMGGLKLIVTGGEPLTHPEIFDFLREARRYPYRIVLLTNGLLIDERIARKLSKFVDEVQISLDGLEGHKMLRGVDYRVVVEKIKLLKEFVDVSVATMITKYNLEEFEKMKTLMESLDVKSWNIDFPSCSEEVVPDFDKASLISLGFGEAHEAEEGYSCGTHLASVTPKGEVTKCGFFEDAVGDVFNLEEAWSELRKKYIWRLSELKCECDFVEKCRGGCRYRALHYSGDIFGEDPVMCAIFKAR
- the mfnA gene encoding tyrosine decarboxylase MfnA, whose amino-acid sequence is MVFKELLNFRLKDISYKRVLSSMCTVPHPLAVKAHIMFLETNLGDPGIFVGTWELERELIKMLGKLLHNEKAAGYICSGGTEANIQGIRAARNLKRAKKPNIVIPKSAHFSFEKIGDLLAVEIRRVGLDEEYRVDVGEVEKAIDENTVAIVGIAGTTELGQVDPIDELSKIAIEKDVPLHVDAAFGGLVLPFLERKIPFDFELEGVTSITLDPHKMGMATIPAGGILFRDESFLKLLEVETPYLTTKYQFTLTGTRPGTGVASSYAVLKGLGFEGMKRIVKKCMENTNYLVEKMGEIGYEPVIEPIMNVVAFKTERAEKIKEELYKRGWVISTIREPKAIRMVVMPHVTKEMIDEFVEELKKI